A window of the Cicer arietinum cultivar CDC Frontier isolate Library 1 chromosome 6, Cicar.CDCFrontier_v2.0, whole genome shotgun sequence genome harbors these coding sequences:
- the LOC101490092 gene encoding B3 domain-containing protein At3g25182-like, translated as MEKKIILKDIEAMMEKKKIIPFDPKVHFTLNVMLAQVAPHFYTNEELSQIEELHQSVCQETKPSLILQNPIKEKVDNNKKMCCSSSEGSSMSCGERRVKPKTIKEKELSQPPKLSIQVMDKIAKLNGTKVRYVMCKKLFKTDLNMNNNRLSMPLNKIKCDFLTEIEKKILDTKEEDKPLGLEVIVLDSSFREFTMSLKMWKMHSKSKMHPTSVYNLIRNWRLLVAQNNLKEDQKLNIWSFRVNDKLHFLLDDKNS; from the coding sequence atggagaaaaaaataatactgAAAGATATAGAAGCTAtgatggaaaagaaaaagattattCCTTTCGACCCGAAAGTTCATTTCACTTTAAATGTAATGTTAGCACAAGTTGCTCCACATTTCTACACCAATGAAGAGTTATCACAAATTGAAGAACTACATCAAAGTGTTTGTCAAGAAACTAAACCATCTCTTATTTTACAAAACCCTATAAAAGAGAAAGTGGATAACAACAAGAAGATGTGTTGCTCAAGTAGTGAAGGTAGCAGCATGTCTTGTGGAGAAAGAAGAGTGAAACCAAAGACCATAAAGGAAAAAGAATTATCACAACCACCAAAATTGTCTATTCAAGTCATGGACAAGATCGCAAAGTTGAATGGTACTAAAGTAAGATATGTTATGTGCAAGAAGTTGTTTAAAACGGATCTCAACATGAATAACAATCGTCTTTCAATGCCacttaataaaatcaaatgtgATTTTCTCACTGAAATAGAGAAGAAGATATTAGATACAAAGGAAGAAGATAAACCTCTTGGGTTAGAAGTAATTGTGTTGGATTCTTCGTTTAGAGAATTTACTATGTCTTTGAAAATGTGGAAGATGCACAGCAAGTCAAAGATGCATCCAACTAGTGTTTATAATCTTATTAGGAATTGGAGGCTTCTTGTGGCGCAAAACAATTTGAAAGAGGATCAAAAACTCAACATTTGGTCATTTAGGGTCAATGACAAGTTACACTTCTTACTCGACGATAAGAATTCTTAG